One window from the genome of Cucumis melo cultivar AY chromosome 10, USDA_Cmelo_AY_1.0, whole genome shotgun sequence encodes:
- the LOC103489059 gene encoding uncharacterized protein LOC103489059, whose amino-acid sequence MYWKFSFLPFLLLLFTFSASLHAQSLNTDRVSGDEEIGIGFGRRALLSFKETPQGSNVTFECSRSGPCVACLYSEKNDEKYRCSETGYRIPLKCVEIKDTSKVSNEKKSHNGRSMLDISYEHKVVPDDASSHASSTAHRNLRDGSVSSTDGPQSYITYRSCIPSVNEEKLSVLGFEGIVLCLLLISGSVVYFRRKRSISMAGFASGRVQSNSRF is encoded by the exons ATGTATTGGaaattttcatttcttccttttcttctccttctcttcaCCTTCTCTGCTTCACTTCACGCCCAATCGCTGAATAC AGACAGAGTTAGTGGGGATGAAGAAATCGGGATAGGGTTTGGGCGCAGAGCTCTGTTGAGTTTCAAAGAGACTCCACAGGGAAGTAACGTGACCTTTGAATGCTCTCGTTCTGGCCCCTGCGTTGCCTGCCTCTACTCAGAaaag AATGATGAAAAATATCGCTGCAGTGAGACTGGTTACCGTATTCCCCTGAAATGTGTGGAAATCAAAGACACTTCAAAAGTTTCCAATGAGAAAAAATCACACAATGGTCGCTCAATGCTCGACATATCTTATGAGCACAAGGTTGTCCCTGATGATGCCAGTAGTCATGCTTCATCAACTGCACACAGAAATCTAAGAGATGGTTCTGTCTCATCGACTGATGGTCCTCAGTCTTACATCACTTACAGAAGCTGTATACCATCAGTTAATGAAGAAAAGTTGTCTGTGCTTGGTTTTGAG GGCATTGTGCTATGTTTGCTGCTTATAAGTGGTTCGGTTGTCTACTTCAGAAGAAAACGAAGCATTTCAATGGCTGGTTTTGCTTCTGGCAGGGTGCAATCAAATTCCAGGTTTTAG
- the LOC103489058 gene encoding serine/threonine-protein phosphatase PP2A catalytic subunit-like has product MPSHADLDHQIEHLMECKPLPEAEVKILCDQARAILVEEWNVQPVKCPVTVCGDIHGQFYDLIELFRIGGRTPDTNYLFMGDYVDRGYYSVETVTLLVALKVRYRDRITILRGNHESRQITQVYGFYDECLRKYGNANVWKHFTDLFDYLPLTALVESQVFCLHGGLSPSLDTLDNIRSLDRIQEVPHEGPMCDLLWSDPDDRCGWGISPRGAGYTFGQDIAAQFNHTNGLSLISRAHQLVMEGYNWCQDKNVVTVFSAPNYCYRCGNMAAILEIGENMDQNFLQFDPAPRQIEPDTTRKTPDYFL; this is encoded by the exons ATGCCGTCTCACGCGGATCTGGACCATCAGATCGAGCATCTGATGGAGTGCAAGCCGTTGCCGGAAGCGGAGGTGAAAATACTTTGCGATCAGGCGAGAGCGATTCTGGTCGAGGAGTGGAACGTGCAACCGGTTAAGTGTCCGGTGACGGTTTGTGGTGATATTCATGGCCAATTTTACGATCTCATTGAACTGTTTCGGATAGGAGGCCGTACTCCCGATACTAATTACCTTTTCATGGGCGATTACGTCG ATCGTGGTTACTACTCGGTCGAGACAGTTACTCTTCTAGTGGCTCTAAAAGTTCGTTACAGAGACAGAATTACCATCTTGAGGGGTAATCACGAGAGCCGACAAATAACTCAAGT GTATGGATTTTATGATGAATGCCTGAGAAAATATGGAAATGCAAATGTCTGGAAACACTTCACCGATCTTTTCGATTACCTCCCTCTTACAGCTCTAGTTGAGAGTCAG GTTTTCTGTTTACATGGAGGACTTTCTCCATCTTTGGATACCTTGGATAACATTCGCTCATTGGACCGTATACAAGAG GTCCCCCATGAGGGGCCGATGTGTGATCTCTTATGGTCTGATCCAGACGACCGGTGTGGATGGGGAATATCTCCACGTGGGGCTGGGTATACGTTTGGTCAGGATATAGCTGCTCAGTTCAATCATACAAATGGGCTCTCTCTTATATCCAGAGCTCATCAACTTGTCATGGAAGGATACAACTGGTGTCAG GATAAGAATGTGGTGACTGTCTTTAGTGCACCAAATTATTGTTATCGATGTGGAAATATGGCTGCAATTCTGGAAATTGGGGAGAATATGGATCAAAATTTTCTACAATTTGACCCAGCTCCTCGGCAAATTGAACCTGATACCACACGGAAGACTCCTGATTATTTTTTGTGA